One genomic window of Streptomyces sp. NBC_01276 includes the following:
- the mltG gene encoding endolytic transglycosylase MltG, which produces MTEYGRGRAPEPWHPEDPLYGDQGWTGQATQQGQVPYAGGQQQYPQEPQYQDPQYQQYPQQYAEQQYQEQQYPQQQYVPQDPQLQQQQLHPQHQQQLHPQSQPQPVYDGQGWDTGQGRQLPEQQLQEQLQYQTGAAPVDPYAGAEPYAQQVAPGFPGEAPDLYTTPDAFPPPQPPGRRRPDPDPVDEPETEEAEESLLDADEPPGRGGRRAGRGKAGKPKRRGPSCLIAAVVALAVIGGGGYYGYSYIKERYGPAEDFAGSGADESSVDVEIPKNAGIGQMGRILKEAGVVASAQAFVDAAKANPKGMSIQPGIYTLKKKMSGSAAVAVMIDPTKLNVITVTEGMRNSKVYDAIDKKLGKPAGTTKDIAQRQAKDLGLPAWAGTDPKLIDPLEGFLYPTRYDLGKGSTPESLLKEMVKNATAKYTELGIEGKAKELGLENPLQVVTVASLVNAEGKNHDDFKKMAEVVYNRLKKTNDVTNQKLQFDSTYNYVKNQSEINFNLKEAQAFDNPYNTHFVKGLPPGPIGNPGLEALTATLGPDHGGWMFFVSVDGHTTTFTKTYDEHLKLVNEFQERQKQKNGG; this is translated from the coding sequence ATGACTGAGTATGGCCGGGGCCGCGCCCCCGAACCCTGGCACCCGGAGGACCCGCTCTACGGGGACCAGGGTTGGACCGGACAGGCGACCCAGCAGGGTCAGGTGCCCTACGCAGGCGGCCAGCAGCAGTATCCGCAGGAGCCGCAGTACCAGGACCCGCAGTACCAGCAGTACCCCCAGCAGTACGCGGAGCAGCAGTACCAGGAGCAGCAGTACCCGCAGCAGCAGTACGTGCCGCAGGACCCGCAGCTCCAGCAGCAGCAACTGCACCCGCAGCACCAGCAGCAGCTCCACCCGCAGTCCCAGCCCCAGCCGGTCTACGACGGCCAGGGCTGGGACACCGGGCAGGGCCGGCAGCTCCCGGAGCAGCAGCTCCAGGAGCAGCTCCAGTACCAGACCGGGGCCGCACCGGTGGACCCGTACGCGGGCGCGGAGCCGTACGCCCAGCAGGTCGCCCCGGGCTTCCCCGGCGAGGCTCCGGACCTGTACACCACCCCCGACGCCTTCCCGCCGCCCCAGCCCCCCGGCCGGCGGCGCCCCGACCCGGACCCGGTCGACGAGCCGGAGACGGAGGAGGCGGAGGAGTCCCTCCTCGACGCCGACGAGCCGCCCGGCCGCGGCGGACGCCGGGCCGGCCGCGGCAAGGCGGGCAAACCCAAACGCCGTGGCCCGAGCTGCCTGATCGCCGCGGTCGTCGCCCTCGCCGTGATCGGCGGTGGCGGCTACTACGGCTACTCGTACATCAAGGAGCGCTACGGCCCGGCCGAGGACTTCGCGGGCTCCGGCGCGGACGAGTCCTCCGTCGACGTCGAGATCCCCAAGAACGCGGGCATCGGCCAGATGGGACGCATCCTCAAGGAGGCCGGGGTCGTCGCGAGCGCCCAGGCCTTCGTGGACGCGGCCAAGGCCAACCCCAAGGGCATGTCCATCCAGCCCGGCATCTACACCTTGAAGAAGAAGATGTCGGGTTCGGCGGCGGTCGCCGTCATGATCGACCCCACCAAGCTCAACGTCATCACCGTCACCGAGGGCATGCGCAACTCCAAGGTGTACGACGCGATCGACAAGAAGCTGGGCAAGCCGGCCGGCACCACCAAGGACATCGCCCAGCGCCAGGCCAAGGACCTCGGCCTGCCGGCCTGGGCCGGCACGGACCCGAAGCTGATCGACCCGCTGGAGGGCTTCCTCTACCCGACGCGCTACGACCTCGGCAAGGGGAGCACCCCCGAGTCCCTGCTCAAGGAAATGGTCAAGAACGCGACGGCCAAGTACACCGAGCTGGGCATCGAGGGCAAGGCCAAGGAACTGGGCCTGGAGAACCCCCTCCAGGTGGTCACGGTCGCCAGCCTCGTCAACGCCGAGGGCAAGAACCACGACGACTTCAAGAAGATGGCCGAGGTGGTCTACAACCGCCTCAAGAAGACCAACGACGTCACGAACCAGAAGCTCCAGTTCGACTCGACGTACAACTACGTCAAGAACCAGAGCGAGATCAACTTCAACCTGAAGGAAGCCCAGGCCTTCGACAACCCGTACAACACGCACTTCGTCAAGGGACTGCCCCCCGGCCCCATCGGGAACCCGGGCCTGGAGGCACTGACCGCTACGCTCGGTCCGGACCACGGCGGCTGGATGTTCTTCGTGTCGGTCGACGGTCACACGACGACCTTCACCAAGACCTACGACGAGCACCTCAAGCTCGTCAACGAGTTCCAGGAACGGCAGAAGCAGAAGAACGGCGGGTAG
- a CDS encoding DUF6167 family protein, translating into MFRRAFWFTAGAAAGVWATTKVNRQLKKLTPESLAAQAADKAVEAGHRLKDFALDVKAGMTQREGELNDVLGLTQDPDRPDNVTALPGPRRLRAIAHDPHDQTTHRPNHSAVTYNRNEDH; encoded by the coding sequence ATGTTCCGCCGAGCCTTCTGGTTCACCGCAGGCGCCGCCGCCGGCGTGTGGGCCACCACCAAGGTCAACCGGCAGCTGAAGAAGCTGACGCCGGAGAGCCTCGCGGCCCAGGCCGCCGACAAGGCCGTGGAGGCGGGTCACCGCCTCAAGGACTTCGCCCTCGACGTCAAGGCGGGAATGACGCAGCGCGAGGGCGAGCTGAACGACGTACTGGGCCTGACCCAGGACCCCGATCGCCCCGACAACGTCACCGCCCTCCCCGGGCCGCGGCGGCTGCGGGCCATCGCGCACGACCCGCACGACCAGACCACCCACCGTCCGAACCACTCGGCGGTTACGTACAACCGGAATGAGGACCACTGA
- the rpsD gene encoding 30S ribosomal protein S4 yields MNQKRPKVKKSRALGIALTPKAVKYFEARPYPPGEHGRGRKQNSDYKVRLLEKQRLRAQYDISERQMARAYDRAKKAEGKTGEALVVELERRLDALVLRSGIARTIYQSRQMVVHGHIEVNGAKVDKPSFRVRPDDVITVRERSREKVPFQVAREGGYAGEGETPRYLQVNLKALAFRLDRDPNRKEIPVICDEQLVVEYYAR; encoded by the coding sequence GTGAACCAGAAGCGACCCAAGGTCAAGAAGTCGCGTGCCCTCGGCATCGCCCTGACGCCGAAGGCTGTCAAGTACTTCGAGGCCCGCCCCTACCCGCCGGGCGAGCACGGCCGTGGCCGCAAGCAGAACTCGGACTACAAGGTCCGTCTGCTGGAGAAGCAGCGTCTGCGCGCGCAGTACGACATCTCCGAGCGCCAGATGGCCCGCGCGTACGACCGCGCCAAGAAGGCCGAGGGCAAGACGGGCGAGGCGCTGGTCGTCGAGCTCGAGCGTCGCCTCGACGCCCTGGTGCTGCGTTCGGGCATCGCCCGCACGATCTACCAGTCCCGCCAGATGGTCGTTCACGGCCACATCGAGGTCAACGGCGCCAAGGTCGACAAGCCGTCGTTCCGTGTCCGTCCGGACGACGTCATCACCGTGCGCGAGCGCAGCCGCGAGAAGGTTCCGTTCCAGGTTGCCCGTGAGGGTGGCTACGCAGGCGAGGGCGAGACCCCGCGCTACCTGCAGGTCAACCTGAAGGCCCTGGCCTTCCGCCTGGACCGCGACCCGAACCGCAAGGAAATCCCGGTCATCTGCGACGAGCAGCTCGTCGTCGAGTACTACGCCCGCTGA
- a CDS encoding regulator produces the protein MRHRPPGQGTPGNLPAELSTFVGRGEELAGVGRLLESCRLVTVTGVGGVGKSRLALAAARTAAEGARERHVDGVWLAELSSVRDPALLEFTLAEALGLTDHTTRPPRSVLAGHLAGRRLLLVLDGFEQLVEETAGLVRELLRGSPGLRVLAAGRRPLGVDGEAAFPLAPLEPSQALALLTARATAADPGFTVTAADRPALTELCARLDGIPLALELAAGRLRALSPEQVLARLEDRFALLTGGTRGALPRHRALRTAIGWSHELCTPAERLLWARLSVFAGRFDLDAVEYVCGGPDLPVDDVLDLIGELLAQSLLAREETPAGVRYRMLETVRLYGAGWLESLGDAGRLRRRHRDWYLGLATWCELDWFSPRQQEVAALVEAELANLRLALECCLDEPEERHLGRYLAGTLWFYWAGCGRLTEGRHWLDRSLEAGPADEEYEGSRLKALWVLGYVAALQGDAVPSMGALHACREGAERSGNRVAAAYAVHRMGCLALVSDDMARAGELLGEALERYRETGELNSNVLMCQVELAMALAFQGDMAGAVALCEEVRDICGERGERWTKAYALYVLAYAALDAGDTAGARRLLTECVGVNHTFRDLVGLVLAVELLALVTAVEGHAAEAALLQGAAEPMWDGVGLRLFGSGYFNAPRLMCRERAGELLGAERYAACARHGRSLSLDELVERALRAPEPLPAAPLPPGLRGGEALGAAGPVGTAEHRAPGRPGGLPENRKPAGSPKGEPTG, from the coding sequence ATGCGACACAGACCCCCGGGGCAGGGGACGCCCGGCAATCTTCCCGCGGAGCTGAGCACCTTCGTCGGGCGGGGTGAGGAGCTCGCCGGGGTGGGGCGCCTGCTGGAGTCCTGCCGGCTGGTGACGGTGACCGGGGTCGGCGGGGTGGGGAAGTCCCGGCTGGCCCTCGCCGCGGCCCGGACCGCCGCCGAGGGAGCGCGGGAACGCCACGTCGACGGGGTGTGGCTGGCCGAGCTGTCCTCGGTGCGCGACCCCGCGTTGCTGGAGTTCACGCTGGCCGAGGCGCTCGGGCTGACCGACCACACCACCAGGCCGCCCCGGTCCGTACTGGCGGGGCACCTGGCCGGCCGCAGGCTGCTGCTGGTCCTGGACGGCTTCGAGCAGCTGGTGGAGGAGACGGCCGGGCTGGTACGGGAGCTGCTGCGCGGCTCCCCCGGCCTGCGGGTGCTCGCGGCGGGCCGGCGCCCGCTCGGCGTGGACGGCGAGGCGGCCTTCCCGCTGGCCCCTCTGGAGCCCTCGCAGGCGCTGGCCCTGCTGACCGCGCGGGCGACGGCCGCGGACCCGGGGTTCACGGTGACGGCGGCGGACCGGCCGGCGCTGACGGAGCTGTGCGCCCGGCTCGACGGGATCCCGCTGGCCCTGGAGCTGGCGGCCGGCCGGCTGCGGGCGCTCTCCCCGGAGCAGGTGCTGGCCCGGCTGGAGGACCGCTTCGCGCTGCTGACCGGCGGGACGCGCGGGGCACTGCCCCGGCACCGGGCGCTGCGGACGGCGATCGGCTGGAGCCACGAGCTGTGCACCCCGGCGGAGCGGCTGCTGTGGGCCCGGCTGTCGGTGTTCGCCGGGCGGTTCGACCTGGACGCCGTCGAGTACGTGTGCGGGGGCCCCGACCTGCCGGTGGACGACGTGCTCGACCTGATCGGGGAGCTGCTGGCCCAGTCCCTGCTCGCCCGGGAGGAGACGCCGGCCGGGGTGCGCTACCGGATGCTGGAGACCGTACGTCTCTACGGGGCGGGCTGGCTGGAGTCGCTCGGGGACGCCGGGCGGCTGCGCCGGCGGCACCGGGACTGGTACCTGGGGCTGGCCACCTGGTGCGAGCTGGACTGGTTCAGCCCGCGCCAGCAGGAGGTGGCCGCGCTGGTGGAGGCCGAGCTGGCGAACCTGCGGCTCGCACTGGAGTGCTGCCTGGACGAGCCGGAGGAGCGGCACCTGGGCCGGTACCTGGCGGGCACCCTGTGGTTCTACTGGGCGGGCTGCGGGCGGCTCACCGAGGGCCGGCACTGGCTGGACCGCTCCCTGGAGGCCGGCCCGGCGGACGAGGAGTACGAGGGCTCGCGGCTCAAGGCGCTGTGGGTCCTGGGCTACGTCGCCGCGCTCCAGGGGGACGCGGTGCCCTCCATGGGCGCGCTGCACGCGTGCCGGGAGGGCGCCGAGCGGTCCGGCAACCGGGTGGCGGCGGCCTACGCGGTGCACCGGATGGGCTGCCTGGCCCTGGTCTCGGACGACATGGCCCGCGCCGGGGAACTGCTGGGCGAGGCCCTGGAGCGGTACCGGGAGACGGGCGAGCTGAACAGCAACGTGCTGATGTGCCAGGTGGAGCTGGCGATGGCGCTGGCCTTCCAGGGGGACATGGCGGGGGCGGTCGCCCTGTGCGAGGAGGTCCGGGACATCTGCGGGGAGCGCGGGGAGCGCTGGACGAAGGCGTACGCCCTCTACGTGCTCGCGTACGCGGCCCTGGACGCGGGGGACACGGCCGGGGCGCGGCGGCTGCTGACCGAGTGCGTGGGCGTCAACCACACCTTCCGCGACCTGGTCGGCCTGGTGCTGGCGGTGGAGCTGCTGGCCCTGGTCACGGCGGTCGAGGGCCACGCTGCCGAGGCGGCGTTGCTCCAGGGCGCGGCGGAGCCGATGTGGGACGGGGTCGGCCTGCGGCTGTTCGGCTCGGGGTACTTCAACGCCCCGCGGCTGATGTGCCGGGAGCGCGCGGGCGAGCTGCTGGGCGCGGAGCGGTACGCGGCGTGCGCGCGGCACGGCCGGAGCCTGTCCCTGGACGAGCTCGTCGAGCGGGCGCTGCGGGCACCGGAGCCGCTGCCGGCCGCGCCGCTGCCGCCGGGGCTCCGCGGCGGGGAGGCCCTGGGTGCGGCCGGCCCGGTCGGCACGGCGGAGCACCGCGCACCGGGCCGTCCCGGCGGCCTCCCGGAAAACAGGAAGCCCGCCGGCTCCCCCAAGGGGGAACCGACGGGCTGA
- the aroC gene encoding chorismate synthase has translation MSRLRWLTAGESHGPALVATLEGLPAGVPVTTELVADHLARRRLGYGRGARMKFEQDEITFLGGVRHGLSQGSPVAVMIGNTEWPKWETVMSADPVDPSLLKETGRNAALTRPRPGHADLAGMQKYGFSEARPILERASARETAARVALGAVARSFIKEAAGIEIVSHVVELAAAKAPRGVYPTPADVEKLDADPVRCLDADASKAMVAEIDQAHKDGDTLGGVVEVLAYGVPVGLGSHVHWDRRLDARLAAALMGIQAIKGVEVGDGFELARVPGSQAHDEIVSTPEGLKRTSGRSGGTEGGLTTGELLRVRAAMKPIATVPRALATVDVATGEATVAHHQRSDVCAVPAAGIVAEAMVALVLADALVEKFGGDSVPETRRNVRSYLDNLQIR, from the coding sequence TTGAGCAGGTTGCGTTGGCTGACCGCGGGAGAGTCGCACGGACCGGCACTGGTCGCGACGCTGGAGGGTCTTCCCGCCGGCGTCCCGGTCACCACCGAGTTGGTGGCGGACCACCTGGCCCGGCGCCGACTCGGCTATGGCCGCGGTGCCCGGATGAAGTTCGAGCAGGACGAGATCACCTTCCTCGGCGGCGTCCGCCACGGACTGTCGCAGGGCTCGCCGGTCGCGGTCATGATCGGCAACACCGAATGGCCCAAGTGGGAGACCGTCATGTCGGCCGACCCGGTCGACCCCTCCCTGCTCAAGGAGACCGGCCGCAACGCGGCGCTGACCCGTCCCCGCCCCGGCCACGCCGACCTGGCGGGCATGCAGAAGTACGGCTTCTCCGAGGCCCGTCCGATCCTGGAGCGCGCCAGCGCCCGTGAGACGGCCGCCCGCGTCGCCCTCGGCGCGGTCGCCCGGTCCTTCATCAAGGAGGCCGCGGGTATCGAGATCGTCTCCCACGTGGTGGAGCTGGCCGCGGCCAAGGCTCCCCGCGGCGTCTACCCGACCCCCGCCGACGTCGAGAAGCTCGACGCCGACCCGGTGCGCTGCCTCGACGCCGACGCGTCGAAGGCGATGGTCGCGGAGATCGACCAGGCCCACAAGGACGGCGACACCCTCGGCGGCGTCGTCGAGGTCCTCGCGTACGGGGTCCCCGTCGGCCTCGGCTCCCACGTCCACTGGGACCGCCGGCTCGACGCCCGCCTCGCGGCCGCGCTCATGGGCATCCAGGCCATCAAGGGCGTGGAGGTCGGCGACGGCTTCGAACTGGCCCGGGTGCCCGGCTCCCAGGCCCACGACGAGATCGTCTCCACCCCCGAGGGCCTCAAGCGGACCTCCGGCCGCTCCGGTGGCACCGAGGGCGGTCTGACCACCGGCGAGCTGCTGCGCGTCCGGGCCGCCATGAAGCCCATCGCGACCGTCCCGCGCGCCCTGGCCACGGTCGACGTCGCCACCGGCGAGGCGACCGTGGCGCACCACCAGCGCTCCGACGTGTGCGCGGTGCCCGCCGCGGGCATCGTCGCCGAGGCGATGGTGGCGCTGGTCCTGGCCGACGCCCTCGTCGAGAAGTTCGGCGGCGACTCCGTCCCCGAGACCCGCCGCAACGTCCGGTCCTACCTCGACAACCTGCAGATCCGGTGA
- a CDS encoding shikimate dehydrogenase, producing the protein MSRIRAAVLGSPIEHSLSPVLHRAAYRELGLDDWSYDRFEIDEAALPGFVAGLGPEWAGLSLTMPLKRAVIPLLDGISDTAASVEAVNTVVLTEDGRRLGDNTDIPGIVAALHERGVEKVPAAAILGAGATASSALAALSRVCTGEVTAYVRSSARAAEMREWGERLGVAVRTADWSRAAEALTAPLVIATTPAGATDALADAVPDTPGTLFDVLYDPWPTALAAAWTGRGGTLLGGLDLLVHQAVLQVEQMTGRPRAPLAAMRAAGEAALRAR; encoded by the coding sequence ATGTCACGGATACGGGCCGCGGTGCTGGGTTCGCCCATCGAGCACTCCCTCTCACCGGTGCTGCACCGCGCCGCCTACCGGGAGCTCGGCCTCGACGACTGGTCCTACGACCGGTTCGAGATCGACGAGGCCGCGCTCCCCGGGTTCGTGGCCGGCCTCGGCCCCGAGTGGGCGGGGCTGTCGCTGACGATGCCGCTCAAGCGGGCCGTCATCCCGCTGCTCGACGGCATCAGCGACACCGCCGCCTCCGTGGAGGCGGTCAACACGGTGGTCCTCACCGAGGACGGCCGCAGGCTCGGCGACAACACCGACATCCCCGGGATCGTCGCCGCCCTGCACGAGCGCGGCGTCGAGAAGGTGCCCGCCGCCGCGATCCTCGGGGCGGGGGCCACCGCCTCCTCGGCGCTGGCGGCCCTCTCGCGGGTCTGCACCGGCGAGGTCACCGCGTACGTCCGCTCCTCCGCCCGCGCCGCCGAGATGCGCGAGTGGGGCGAGCGGCTCGGCGTCGCCGTCCGCACGGCCGACTGGTCGCGGGCCGCCGAGGCCCTGACGGCCCCACTGGTCATCGCCACCACCCCGGCCGGAGCCACCGACGCCCTCGCGGACGCCGTGCCGGACACCCCGGGGACCCTCTTCGACGTGCTCTACGACCCCTGGCCGACGGCGCTGGCCGCCGCCTGGACCGGCCGCGGCGGCACCCTGCTCGGCGGCCTGGACCTCCTGGTCCACCAGGCGGTCCTGCAGGTGGAGCAGATGACCGGCCGTCCCCGGGCGCCGCTGGCCGCCATGCGCGCGGCCGGCGAGGCGGCGCTCCGCGCCCGATAG
- a CDS encoding DUF948 domain-containing protein produces MSGGEVAGILVAVFWAILVSFLAVVLVRLAQVLKATTKLVADVTEQAVPLLADASTTVRSARTQLDRVDAIASDVQEVTSNASALSSTVASTFGGPLVKVAAFGYGVRKALGRTEDVPQKTSRRTRSDGGSRTVIVGRTVPSARRRKQKG; encoded by the coding sequence GTGTCCGGTGGAGAGGTGGCCGGGATCCTCGTGGCCGTCTTCTGGGCCATCCTGGTCTCCTTCCTCGCCGTGGTGCTGGTGAGGCTCGCCCAGGTGCTCAAGGCGACGACCAAGCTGGTCGCCGACGTGACCGAGCAGGCCGTTCCGCTGCTGGCGGACGCCTCGACCACCGTCCGCTCCGCGCGCACGCAGCTCGACCGCGTCGACGCCATCGCGAGCGACGTGCAGGAGGTCACCTCCAACGCCTCCGCCCTGTCCTCCACCGTGGCCTCCACCTTCGGAGGGCCGCTGGTCAAGGTCGCGGCCTTCGGCTACGGCGTCCGCAAGGCCCTGGGCAGGACGGAGGACGTGCCGCAGAAGACATCCCGGCGCACCCGGAGTGACGGCGGCAGCCGTACCGTGATCGTCGGCCGCACGGTGCCGTCGGCCCGGCGCCGGAAGCAGAAGGGCTGA
- the alaS gene encoding alanine--tRNA ligase, which produces MESAEIRRRWLSFFEERGHTVVPSASLIADDPTLLLVNAGMVPFKPYFLGETKPPAPRATSVQKCVRTPDIEEVGKTTRHGTFFQMCGNFSFGDYFKEGAIKYAWELLTGSVADGGYGLEPEKLWITVYLDDDEAETIWRDVIGVPAERIQRLGKKDNFWSMGVPGPCGPCSEINYDRGPEFGVEGGPAVNDERYVEIWNLVFMQYERGAGDGKEDFPILGDLPSKNIDTGLGLERLAMILQGVQNMYETDTLRVVMDKATELTGVQYGAAQGTDVSMRVVADHIRTSVMLIGDGVTPGNEGRGYVLRRIMRRAIRNMRLMGATGPVVQDLVDVVIDTMGQQYPELVTDRRRIETVALAEEAAFLKAVKGGTNILDTAVSETKASGGTVLSGDKAFLLHDTWGFPIDLTLEMAAEQGLSVDEPGFRRLMQEQRDRAKADAKAKKTGHADMSAYREIADGSGATEFTGYATTQGESTVVGLLVNGVSAPAASEGDEVEVVLDRTPFYAEGGGQLADQGRIKLDSGAVIVVRDVQQPVPGVSVHKGSVQVGEVTVGASAYAAIDINRRRAIARAHSATHLTHQALRDALGPTAAQAGSENSPGRFRFDFGSPNAVPGTVLTDVEQKINDVLSRELDVTAEIMSIDEAKKQGAIAEFGEKYGERVRVVTIGDFSKELCGGTHVGNTAQLGLVKLLGESSIGSGVRRVEALVGVDAYNFLAKEHTVVAQLQELVKGRPEELPEKIASMLGKLKDAEKEIEKFRAEKVLQAAAGLAAGAQDIRGVALVVGTVPDGTGADDLRKLVLDVRGRIQGDRPAVVALFTTANDRPLTVIATNEAARERGLKAGDLVRTAAKTLGGGGGGKPDVAQGGGQNPAAIPEAISAVERLVVETV; this is translated from the coding sequence ATGGAGTCGGCTGAAATCCGCCGCCGCTGGCTGAGCTTCTTCGAGGAGCGCGGTCACACCGTTGTCCCTTCGGCGTCGCTCATCGCGGACGACCCGACTCTGCTGCTGGTCAACGCCGGCATGGTCCCCTTCAAGCCGTACTTCCTCGGCGAGACCAAGCCCCCGGCCCCCCGCGCCACCAGCGTGCAGAAGTGCGTCCGCACCCCGGACATCGAAGAGGTGGGCAAGACCACCCGCCACGGCACGTTCTTCCAGATGTGCGGCAACTTCTCCTTCGGGGACTACTTCAAGGAAGGCGCCATCAAGTACGCCTGGGAGCTGCTCACCGGCTCCGTGGCGGACGGCGGCTACGGCCTGGAGCCGGAGAAGCTCTGGATCACCGTCTACCTCGACGACGACGAGGCCGAGACGATCTGGCGCGACGTCATCGGCGTCCCCGCCGAGCGCATCCAGCGCCTGGGCAAGAAGGACAACTTCTGGTCCATGGGCGTCCCCGGCCCCTGCGGCCCGTGCTCCGAGATCAACTACGACCGCGGCCCCGAGTTCGGCGTCGAGGGCGGCCCGGCCGTCAACGACGAGCGCTACGTGGAGATCTGGAACCTGGTCTTCATGCAGTACGAGCGCGGTGCGGGCGACGGGAAGGAAGACTTCCCGATCCTCGGCGACCTGCCCTCGAAGAACATCGACACCGGTCTCGGCCTCGAACGCCTCGCGATGATCCTGCAGGGCGTGCAGAACATGTACGAGACCGACACCCTGCGCGTGGTCATGGACAAGGCCACCGAGCTGACCGGCGTGCAGTACGGCGCCGCCCAGGGCACCGACGTCTCGATGCGCGTGGTCGCCGACCACATCCGCACCTCCGTCATGCTCATCGGCGACGGCGTCACCCCCGGCAACGAGGGCCGCGGCTACGTGCTGCGCCGCATCATGCGCCGCGCCATCCGCAACATGCGCCTCATGGGCGCCACCGGCCCGGTCGTCCAGGACCTCGTCGACGTGGTGATCGACACGATGGGGCAGCAGTACCCGGAGCTGGTCACCGACCGCAGGCGCATCGAGACCGTCGCGCTCGCCGAAGAGGCCGCCTTCCTCAAGGCCGTCAAGGGCGGCACGAACATCCTCGACACCGCCGTGAGCGAGACCAAGGCCTCCGGCGGCACGGTCCTCTCCGGCGACAAGGCGTTCCTGCTCCACGACACCTGGGGCTTCCCGATCGACCTCACCCTGGAGATGGCCGCCGAGCAGGGCCTCTCCGTGGACGAGCCCGGCTTCCGCCGCCTGATGCAGGAGCAGCGCGACCGGGCCAAGGCCGACGCCAAGGCCAAGAAGACCGGCCACGCGGACATGTCCGCCTACCGGGAGATCGCCGACGGCTCCGGCGCCACCGAGTTCACCGGCTACGCCACCACCCAGGGCGAGTCCACCGTCGTCGGCCTGCTGGTCAACGGCGTCTCCGCGCCCGCCGCCTCCGAGGGCGACGAGGTCGAGGTCGTCCTCGACCGCACCCCCTTCTACGCCGAGGGCGGCGGCCAGCTCGCCGACCAGGGCCGCATCAAGCTCGACTCCGGCGCCGTCATCGTCGTCCGCGACGTCCAGCAGCCGGTCCCGGGCGTCTCCGTGCACAAGGGATCCGTCCAGGTCGGCGAGGTGACGGTGGGCGCCTCCGCGTACGCCGCCATCGACATCAACCGCCGCCGGGCCATCGCCCGCGCCCACTCGGCCACGCACCTGACCCACCAGGCGCTGCGCGACGCCCTCGGCCCCACGGCCGCCCAGGCCGGTTCCGAGAACAGCCCCGGCCGCTTCCGCTTCGACTTCGGCTCCCCGAACGCCGTTCCCGGCACGGTCCTCACCGACGTCGAGCAGAAGATCAACGACGTGCTCTCCCGCGAGCTCGACGTCACCGCCGAGATCATGAGCATCGACGAGGCGAAGAAGCAGGGCGCCATCGCCGAGTTCGGCGAGAAGTACGGCGAGCGCGTGCGCGTCGTGACCATCGGCGACTTCTCCAAGGAGCTGTGCGGCGGCACGCACGTCGGCAACACCGCCCAGCTGGGCCTGGTGAAGCTGCTCGGCGAGTCCTCCATCGGCTCCGGCGTGCGCCGCGTCGAGGCCCTCGTCGGCGTGGACGCGTACAACTTCCTCGCCAAGGAGCACACGGTCGTCGCCCAGCTCCAGGAGCTGGTCAAGGGCCGCCCGGAGGAGCTGCCCGAGAAGATCGCCTCCATGCTCGGCAAGCTGAAGGACGCCGAGAAGGAGATCGAGAAGTTCCGCGCGGAGAAGGTCCTCCAGGCCGCCGCCGGTCTGGCCGCGGGCGCCCAGGACATCCGCGGCGTCGCCCTCGTCGTCGGCACCGTCCCGGACGGCACCGGCGCCGACGACCTGCGCAAGCTGGTCCTCGACGTCCGTGGCCGCATCCAGGGCGACCGCCCGGCCGTCGTGGCCCTCTTCACCACGGCGAACGACCGTCCGCTGACCGTCATCGCCACCAACGAGGCGGCCCGCGAGCGCGGGCTCAAGGCCGGTGACCTGGTCCGTACCGCCGCCAAGACCCTCGGTGGCGGCGGTGGCGGCAAGCCGGACGTGGCCCAGGGCGGCGGCCAGAACCCGGCCGCCATCCCCGAGGCCATCAGCGCCGTCGAGCGCCTCGTCGTCGAGACGGTCTGA
- the ruvX gene encoding Holliday junction resolvase RuvX, with protein sequence MTLRRGRRLAIDVGDARIGVASCDPDGVLATPVETVPGRDIPFAHRRLRQLVEEYEPLEVVVGLPRSLSGREGPAAAKVRAFANELAKGIKPVTVRLVDERMTTVTAAQGLRASGRNAKKGRSVIDQAAAVVILQNALETERVSGNPPGECVEVVV encoded by the coding sequence ATGACGCTGCGCCGCGGCCGCAGGCTGGCCATCGACGTCGGAGACGCCCGGATCGGGGTCGCCTCGTGCGACCCCGACGGGGTGCTCGCCACGCCGGTGGAAACCGTCCCGGGCCGGGACATCCCGTTCGCCCACAGGCGGCTGCGGCAGCTCGTCGAGGAGTACGAGCCCCTCGAAGTCGTGGTCGGCCTCCCCCGCTCGCTCAGCGGGCGGGAGGGGCCCGCCGCGGCCAAGGTGCGTGCCTTCGCGAACGAACTTGCGAAGGGCATCAAGCCGGTGACGGTCCGTCTGGTGGACGAGCGGATGACCACGGTCACCGCCGCCCAGGGCCTGCGGGCCTCCGGGAGGAACGCGAAGAAAGGCCGTTCGGTCATCGACCAGGCGGCCGCTGTGGTCATCCTGCAGAACGCTCTTGAGACCGAACGGGTATCAGGTAATCCGCCCGGTGAGTGCGTCGAAGTGGTTGTCTGA